One segment of Gordonia terrae DNA contains the following:
- a CDS encoding enoyl-CoA hydratase/isomerase family protein: MVLTGAHPTRFASHADVFWLQSEGAATPKLSPTVASALVRAAKNADRGRILEGLVSKTPVWGAIQLDRLHATFLKMNSSGVVVIGALNGSALGLGAELAWACDLRVMVDDESFIGQPEVLLGFPPGGGGTQRLARLIGTHRALTAILEGKPFTPREALEVGAVDAVVPPEELMDTAIGMAKHFGARDKEAVGAIKRSIYLGGSMPLEDGLVRENAEFISLMPSARAQELMLDYMASTDNLGELPLYDPEIYAAALAAGFVPKQNGSEQR, translated from the coding sequence ATGGTGCTCACCGGCGCGCACCCAACCCGCTTCGCCAGCCACGCTGATGTCTTCTGGCTGCAATCGGAGGGGGCCGCGACACCGAAGCTCAGCCCGACCGTCGCGTCTGCTCTGGTGCGCGCCGCGAAGAACGCCGACCGAGGGCGCATCCTCGAAGGCCTGGTCAGCAAGACCCCGGTCTGGGGGGCGATCCAACTCGACCGTCTCCATGCCACGTTCCTCAAGATGAACTCCAGCGGCGTCGTCGTGATCGGTGCTCTGAACGGCTCGGCGCTGGGACTGGGCGCAGAACTCGCCTGGGCGTGTGACCTGCGCGTGATGGTCGACGACGAGTCGTTCATCGGCCAGCCCGAAGTCCTACTCGGTTTCCCGCCGGGCGGCGGCGGCACTCAGCGACTGGCCCGCCTCATCGGCACACACCGAGCGCTCACCGCGATCCTCGAGGGCAAGCCGTTCACACCGAGGGAGGCACTGGAGGTCGGTGCTGTCGACGCCGTCGTGCCCCCGGAAGAGCTGATGGACACCGCGATCGGGATGGCGAAACACTTCGGTGCCCGCGACAAGGAAGCAGTGGGCGCCATCAAGCGGTCGATCTATCTTGGGGGGTCGATGCCTCTCGAGGATGGTCTGGTCAGGGAGAACGCAGAGTTCATCTCGCTCATGCCCTCCGCGCGGGCCCAAGAGTTGATGCTCGACTACATGGCCTCGACCGACAATCTCGGCGAACTCCCCCTTTACGATCCCGAGATCTATGCAGCTGCACTGGCGGCCGGCTTCGTACCGAAGCAGAACGGAAGCGAGCAGCGATGA
- a CDS encoding PucR family transcriptional regulator — protein MAEDTVQFVREKLPELFVDLQRVDEARTSTEESVRLFAQLLEVGGDPANSDLPPSTLAIMRSAVWRQMPLSWHSRFYRLALEQVWRWMHGRILGQTMEGVDRERAVSLATTMLFEFIDRAMSRADQAYEVERETWLQGAAASRAAAIDDVLADRDRDVHSLSARLRYDLNLHHLGIIVWRGFPSSSDASLPELSDVVAGIARAIGAGSSISHPLGSFAVAGWFNSHRPLELDLESCLDATGASLIPEGVKVATGECATGIDGFRLTHAQAGHARRVATLQHSSATGVTRYEDIAVIALCVADPQHAKRFVRQTLGALSASGELTRRLAMTLSVYLRENRSRTKTAAELSVHPNTVSYRVHQAEELLGRRIDEDSLELRVALEILPVLDGLDTSRSGIG, from the coding sequence GTGGCGGAGGACACCGTCCAGTTCGTCCGGGAGAAGCTTCCAGAACTGTTCGTCGATCTACAAAGGGTGGACGAGGCGAGGACGAGTACAGAGGAGAGCGTCCGGCTTTTCGCCCAGCTGCTAGAGGTCGGAGGGGATCCCGCCAACAGCGACCTACCGCCGTCAACTCTGGCGATCATGCGGTCGGCCGTCTGGAGACAGATGCCCCTGTCCTGGCACTCACGCTTCTATCGCCTCGCACTCGAGCAGGTGTGGCGCTGGATGCACGGACGGATCCTCGGACAGACCATGGAGGGCGTCGATCGCGAGCGTGCGGTTAGCCTTGCCACGACGATGTTGTTCGAGTTCATCGATCGCGCCATGAGTCGCGCCGACCAGGCGTACGAGGTTGAGCGGGAAACGTGGCTGCAGGGCGCTGCAGCCTCTCGTGCCGCGGCGATAGATGATGTGCTTGCCGATCGTGATCGAGACGTGCACTCACTGTCGGCGAGACTCAGGTACGACCTGAACCTGCACCACTTGGGAATCATCGTGTGGCGCGGCTTCCCATCCAGCTCTGACGCTTCACTCCCCGAGCTGAGCGATGTGGTAGCCGGAATCGCGCGGGCGATCGGCGCCGGGTCCAGCATTTCGCATCCACTGGGTTCATTTGCAGTCGCCGGTTGGTTCAATAGCCATCGCCCCTTGGAACTCGACCTGGAGTCCTGTCTCGACGCCACGGGTGCTTCGCTGATACCAGAGGGTGTCAAGGTGGCGACAGGGGAGTGTGCCACCGGAATCGACGGATTCAGGCTGACGCACGCGCAGGCCGGACACGCGCGCCGAGTAGCGACACTTCAACACTCGAGTGCCACCGGCGTCACGCGGTACGAGGACATCGCCGTCATTGCATTGTGTGTCGCCGACCCGCAGCACGCCAAGCGCTTCGTGAGGCAGACACTCGGCGCGCTTTCGGCCAGTGGCGAATTGACCCGCCGTCTAGCGATGACGTTGAGCGTCTACCTCCGGGAGAACAGGAGCCGAACGAAGACTGCCGCAGAACTCTCGGTCCACCCCAATACAGTGAGCTACCGGGTACATCAAGCAGAGGAGCTCCTCGGACGGAGAATCGACGAGGATTCCCTCGAGCTACGCGTCGCCTTGGAGATTCTTCCGGTCCTTGACGGGCTTGACACGTCGCGCTCGGGTATCGGGTGA
- a CDS encoding TetR/AcrR family transcriptional regulator: MSNPTTDRAREPLIGDRRVSAPAKGERQRRSLLDGIARLLTSRSIDELGIAEIANEAGVSRSAFYAYFDSKYAALAVLTSEAWATYADQTDVFTRQPDEDPAAFLDRTGRAALGIWKKHAAVLVASIQAIPVDPRIAALWNTWNRRLTDALTEQLRDDIRAGLAHPATDDVARLITDLNYMMQHAFYLNCVSGADHAETLRMFNSVTAIWLAAAWGRGTS; this comes from the coding sequence ATGTCCAACCCGACCACCGATCGTGCGCGCGAGCCGCTGATCGGTGACCGGCGAGTGTCGGCGCCGGCCAAGGGGGAACGGCAACGACGCTCGCTCCTCGATGGCATCGCTCGACTGCTGACAAGCCGGTCCATAGACGAACTCGGGATCGCCGAAATCGCAAATGAGGCCGGGGTCAGCAGGTCCGCCTTCTACGCATACTTCGACTCCAAGTACGCCGCACTCGCGGTGTTGACCTCAGAAGCCTGGGCCACCTACGCCGACCAGACCGACGTCTTCACCCGCCAACCCGACGAGGATCCGGCAGCCTTTTTGGACCGCACCGGCCGCGCTGCGCTTGGAATCTGGAAGAAGCATGCTGCCGTCCTCGTCGCATCCATTCAAGCGATCCCAGTCGACCCACGAATCGCCGCGCTGTGGAACACCTGGAACCGCCGCCTCACCGACGCACTCACCGAACAACTGCGCGACGACATACGTGCCGGGCTAGCGCATCCGGCGACAGACGATGTTGCCCGCCTCATCACCGACCTGAACTACATGATGCAACACGCCTTCTACCTCAACTGCGTCAGCGGCGCCGACCACGCCGAAACGCTACGAATGTTCAACAGCGTCACAGCAATATGGCTTGCCGCAGCCTGGGGCCGAGGCACTTCATAA
- a CDS encoding alpha/beta hydrolase: MSTGTGEPRFTITRLDVSFLSGPDRCRAWLYLPDDTTTPPPVVVLGHGLGGTREMRLDAFAERFAAAGIAALAFTYRHFGDSEGSPRQLLSIGRQLQDWEAAIRFVRGRDDVDGTRTGLWGSSFGGGHALTIGARHPELAAVIAQCPFTDGLASARAASPIETARVVGPVVRDLIAMVARRPPVTIPIASKPGSVGLMSAPDALPGYVEISPPGMNFENSAAARAIPSIVRYRPGRSIRSIASPVFVCVSNTDSVTPAGPTLRYATTARHAQVKRYEAGHFDFYTGPVFEELATDQVAFLVRHLAPEVRR; the protein is encoded by the coding sequence ATGAGCACCGGCACCGGCGAGCCCAGGTTCACGATCACTCGTCTGGACGTCTCGTTCCTCTCGGGTCCTGACCGATGCCGGGCGTGGCTGTACCTGCCCGACGACACCACCACCCCACCACCGGTCGTGGTGCTCGGCCACGGTCTCGGCGGCACCCGTGAGATGCGCCTCGACGCCTTCGCCGAGCGGTTTGCCGCCGCCGGGATCGCGGCGCTCGCATTCACCTACCGCCACTTCGGCGACAGCGAGGGATCGCCGAGACAACTCTTGTCGATCGGACGTCAATTGCAGGACTGGGAGGCGGCGATACGCTTCGTGCGAGGCCGCGACGACGTCGACGGGACCCGAACTGGCTTGTGGGGTAGTTCATTCGGAGGCGGACACGCCTTGACTATCGGGGCGCGTCACCCCGAGCTCGCGGCGGTGATCGCGCAGTGTCCGTTCACCGACGGGCTCGCGTCGGCGAGAGCTGCCAGTCCGATCGAAACAGCGAGGGTGGTGGGCCCTGTGGTCCGGGACCTGATCGCCATGGTCGCGCGGCGTCCTCCGGTCACTATTCCGATCGCCTCCAAGCCAGGCAGTGTCGGGTTGATGAGTGCACCTGATGCTCTGCCCGGGTACGTCGAGATCTCCCCGCCAGGAATGAACTTCGAGAACTCCGCGGCCGCGCGGGCCATCCCGTCGATTGTGCGGTATCGGCCGGGGCGGTCGATCCGCTCGATCGCTTCGCCCGTGTTCGTGTGTGTCAGCAACACCGACAGCGTGACCCCGGCCGGACCCACGTTGCGTTACGCCACCACCGCGCGGCACGCACAGGTCAAGCGTTACGAGGCCGGCCACTTCGATTTCTACACGGGGCCCGTGTTCGAGGAATTGGCGACCGATCAAGTCGCATTCCTGGTTCGCCATCTCGCCCCGGAGGTGCGCAGATGA
- a CDS encoding alpha/beta fold hydrolase, translated as MRAFILKKYGGPFEEARVPRPTPARGQVLVRVEAAGINPADERSRKGEFKLMFHPHLPGVAGGELSGEVLAVGQGVSRFAVGDRVIAYTGVETMGAYAEFAAVDEVALAPAPSTVSLVDAAALPVAGLTAWEALVTIGRVQPRQRVLIHGGSGAVGSITIQLAKHLGATVVTTVSAASAGFVRELGADEVIDYRHEDFVTKLADDPVDLVLDTQGGETTTRSLEVVRPGGLVVGIAGTPDPGLAEQAAAPLPVKLAIGALSAGLRRRARKRGVRYTFLFIQPDGSALERVVGLVDSGALRPVVDRVLPFRSTLAAMEQVLSGGRRGKVLVTTLPGAVTAGPTEDATDEVLDAPIGIGNPAESSRPATWSETPTSTITVAGDSLVYRDLGPLGGTPVVVLTHLGATLDEWDPAVIDPLAAEHRVIALELAGVGGSGGAIPDTVQQMADTARAMIAALDLGHVDLFGFSLGGFIAQQIALDAPDLVRRLVLTGTGPAGGRGIDRLTGPAYIFWDMLRAALHRTDAKEFLFFPRTPAGKTAARDYLSRISLRAIDKDRPMAIRGFNRQIAAIRRWGRQQPHDLSRITAPTLIANGDHDRMVPTELSRDMHRRIPDSTLMIFPDAGHGGVFQNHREFTDLLLAHLSTDTQTTAASR; from the coding sequence GTGAGAGCATTCATCCTGAAGAAGTACGGTGGCCCGTTCGAAGAGGCGCGGGTGCCCCGGCCGACCCCCGCCCGCGGGCAGGTTCTTGTTCGGGTGGAGGCTGCGGGCATCAATCCCGCCGACGAACGGAGCCGCAAGGGCGAGTTCAAGCTGATGTTCCACCCCCACCTGCCAGGTGTGGCCGGCGGCGAGCTCTCCGGTGAGGTCCTCGCAGTCGGACAGGGAGTGTCGAGGTTCGCGGTCGGCGACCGGGTGATCGCCTACACCGGCGTCGAAACCATGGGTGCCTATGCGGAATTCGCTGCCGTCGACGAGGTGGCGCTTGCGCCTGCACCCTCGACCGTTTCGCTGGTCGACGCTGCTGCTCTGCCCGTTGCGGGGCTCACCGCCTGGGAGGCATTGGTCACGATCGGGCGCGTGCAACCGCGCCAGCGGGTCCTGATCCACGGCGGATCCGGAGCCGTCGGTTCGATCACGATTCAACTGGCGAAGCACCTGGGTGCCACCGTCGTCACAACCGTGTCCGCGGCCAGCGCCGGCTTTGTCCGGGAGTTGGGCGCTGACGAGGTCATCGACTACCGCCACGAGGACTTCGTCACCAAACTTGCCGACGACCCGGTTGATCTGGTCCTCGACACCCAGGGGGGCGAGACGACCACCCGATCACTCGAGGTGGTGCGCCCCGGGGGGCTCGTGGTCGGGATCGCCGGCACCCCGGATCCCGGGCTGGCCGAACAGGCCGCGGCCCCGTTGCCGGTGAAGCTGGCGATTGGAGCTCTGAGCGCTGGACTCCGACGCCGTGCCCGCAAGCGCGGCGTCCGCTACACGTTCCTGTTCATCCAGCCCGACGGCTCGGCCCTTGAGCGGGTGGTCGGCCTCGTCGACAGCGGCGCGCTGCGGCCCGTTGTCGACCGGGTGCTTCCGTTTCGCAGCACGCTCGCGGCAATGGAGCAGGTCCTATCCGGCGGCAGACGCGGCAAGGTGTTGGTCACCACCCTGCCGGGTGCAGTCACCGCCGGTCCGACCGAGGACGCCACCGATGAAGTGCTTGACGCGCCCATCGGCATCGGCAATCCAGCAGAGTCCTCGCGCCCCGCCACCTGGTCCGAGACACCCACCAGCACCATCACCGTTGCCGGCGACTCGCTGGTCTACCGCGACCTCGGACCGTTGGGCGGAACGCCGGTCGTCGTGCTCACCCACCTGGGTGCCACCCTTGACGAGTGGGACCCGGCGGTCATCGACCCACTAGCCGCCGAACACCGGGTCATCGCTCTCGAGCTGGCCGGTGTGGGCGGCTCCGGTGGAGCGATCCCCGACACAGTGCAACAGATGGCCGACACCGCACGCGCCATGATCGCAGCCCTCGACCTGGGACACGTCGACCTGTTCGGCTTCTCACTCGGCGGCTTCATCGCCCAGCAGATCGCGCTCGACGCCCCCGACCTGGTCCGTCGGCTCGTCCTGACCGGCACCGGCCCAGCAGGCGGCCGCGGAATCGACCGCCTGACCGGGCCCGCCTACATATTCTGGGACATGCTGCGCGCAGCCCTGCACCGCACGGACGCCAAAGAGTTTCTCTTCTTCCCCCGCACTCCCGCGGGCAAAACCGCCGCCCGCGACTACCTCAGCCGGATCAGCCTGCGCGCCATAGACAAAGACCGACCGATGGCGATCCGCGGCTTCAACCGACAGATCGCTGCCATCCGCCGGTGGGGGCGGCAACAACCCCACGATCTGTCTCGGATCACCGCGCCCACCCTGATCGCCAACGGCGACCACGACCGCATGGTGCCCACCGAACTCTCCCGGGACATGCACCGCCGAATCCCCGACAGCACGTTGATGATCTTTCCGGACGCGGGGCACGGCGGTGTGTTCCAGAATCATCGAGAGTTCACCGACCTCCTACTAGCGCATCTGTCAACAGACACCCAGACCACGGCCGCCAGTCGATGA
- a CDS encoding winged helix-turn-helix transcriptional regulator, with protein MISEPRSECPINRTLEMVGDQWSLLILRDIAMYDRRSFRELLTGSTEGISAPVLSRRLADLTASGFLSKTEVSRGRQGRYSLTQLGLDTIPLLVELGRLGRKIDPTTTDHQDLLEHLEQHMAALYDSHLGARDTA; from the coding sequence ATGATCTCTGAACCCCGTTCCGAATGCCCGATCAATCGGACACTGGAAATGGTGGGTGACCAGTGGAGCTTGCTCATCCTGCGCGACATCGCCATGTACGACCGCAGGTCGTTCCGCGAGTTGCTGACCGGCAGCACAGAAGGCATCAGCGCCCCCGTCTTGTCTCGCCGTCTCGCCGACCTCACTGCGTCGGGATTTCTGTCCAAGACCGAGGTCTCACGGGGTAGGCAGGGGCGCTACTCGCTCACCCAGCTCGGCCTCGACACGATCCCGCTGCTCGTCGAGCTGGGGCGCCTGGGCCGCAAGATCGATCCGACCACGACCGACCACCAGGACCTTCTCGAGCACCTCGAACAGCACATGGCCGCCCTATACGATTCCCATCTCGGCGCCCGCGACACCGCCTGA
- a CDS encoding SDR family NAD(P)-dependent oxidoreductase has protein sequence MTTYSLRNKVVFVTGAGRGLGAATARILTQRGARVVLADIDADAAQRVAATLPDGSAAYEACDVTDLESVRAAVQHAVSIFGHVDIAIANAGILGRTGTLRSMAPGDVAAVVDVNVNGVINTLSATLDSVIANRGQVVVLSSVFAYFNGAGSIPYAMTKAAVEQIGRGLSVELATHGASAMVAYFALIDTDMIRNGVDSDPGAAALINALPKVFSKKVSAEQAATALVEALERRRRSVTFPAQWSRVAAVRGIAGPIGDVAMARRTPFRRALLDVDTPLS, from the coding sequence ATGACAACATATTCGCTACGCAACAAGGTGGTTTTCGTCACGGGCGCTGGACGCGGTCTCGGAGCCGCAACGGCACGGATTCTGACGCAGCGTGGGGCGCGGGTAGTCCTCGCCGACATCGATGCCGACGCGGCACAACGCGTTGCGGCGACACTGCCGGACGGCAGCGCTGCGTATGAAGCGTGCGATGTGACCGACCTCGAGTCAGTGCGAGCGGCAGTTCAACACGCGGTCAGTATATTCGGGCATGTCGACATCGCCATTGCCAACGCCGGCATTTTGGGAAGAACCGGCACCCTCCGCAGTATGGCGCCCGGGGATGTTGCAGCCGTGGTCGATGTCAACGTCAACGGCGTAATCAACACGCTGTCAGCCACGCTCGACTCCGTCATCGCCAACCGCGGCCAGGTCGTCGTTCTCAGCTCGGTGTTCGCCTACTTCAATGGTGCGGGATCCATCCCTTACGCCATGACCAAAGCAGCTGTCGAACAAATCGGCCGCGGGCTCAGTGTTGAACTTGCCACCCACGGCGCGTCGGCGATGGTGGCCTACTTCGCTCTGATCGATACCGACATGATCCGAAACGGCGTCGACAGCGACCCTGGCGCAGCAGCTTTGATCAATGCGCTGCCGAAGGTGTTCTCCAAGAAGGTCTCAGCCGAACAAGCTGCCACTGCACTCGTCGAAGCGTTAGAACGCCGACGACGCTCGGTGACGTTTCCGGCGCAATGGAGCCGGGTCGCCGCCGTGCGGGGAATCGCGGGACCGATCGGCGACGTGGCGATGGCACGCAGAACCCCATTCCGTCGTGCCCTACTCGACGTCGACACGCCACTCAGCTGA
- a CDS encoding class I adenylate-forming enzyme family protein: protein MTFATLPDRRAAEQPTASALIADGVELDNATFLDRVLGAADVLRGRGVGPGDVVAAMLPNSVDFVVLMFAVWRLGATMTPINPAFTERETTRQLEDCAAKALVVADPMSHGTSVTVVVVDELTPTAHNVEQPVVDQTALALLIYTSGTTGTPKGVMLDHANINAMVEMGRAGLRLTAADRCLLVLPLFHVNGIIISVLTPLLAGGSVVIERRFDPSNFFPTVFEHRITVFSAVPTIFAILADLPTDLVVDVSSVRLAVCGAAPAPPGLLSRFESRFGFPVLEGYGLSEGTCGSTLNPVDGPRKPGTAGIPLAGQEIKIVDAAHMVVPPGEVGEIIVRGPNIMRGYLGRPDATRDALVGGWLHTGDLGVLDTDGYLTVVGRTKDMIIRGGENIYPKEIEDVLTEHPQVTAAAAIGVPDPKWGELVVAFVEITDAHDVRSGELDALCARELSPFKRPVDIVVVAALPLNAVGKIDKRALLDRFTSQR from the coding sequence ATGACGTTCGCGACTCTGCCGGACCGTCGCGCTGCCGAGCAACCGACCGCGTCGGCTCTCATCGCCGACGGCGTCGAGCTGGACAACGCGACGTTCCTCGACCGTGTGCTCGGCGCGGCGGACGTTCTGCGCGGTCGGGGTGTCGGTCCTGGTGACGTCGTTGCGGCGATGCTGCCCAACAGCGTCGACTTCGTTGTGTTGATGTTCGCTGTGTGGCGACTCGGCGCGACGATGACACCGATCAACCCAGCCTTTACCGAGCGCGAGACCACCCGGCAGCTCGAGGACTGCGCCGCGAAGGCCCTTGTGGTTGCCGACCCGATGAGCCATGGCACAAGCGTCACCGTTGTGGTCGTCGACGAACTCACTCCGACCGCGCACAACGTCGAGCAACCGGTTGTCGATCAGACCGCGCTGGCCCTGCTGATCTACACCAGCGGAACAACCGGCACGCCAAAAGGGGTGATGCTCGACCACGCCAACATCAACGCCATGGTCGAGATGGGACGAGCGGGCCTGCGGCTCACCGCCGCCGACCGCTGCCTACTGGTGCTTCCGCTGTTCCACGTCAACGGCATCATCATCAGCGTCCTCACGCCGCTGCTGGCCGGGGGCAGTGTCGTGATCGAGCGACGTTTCGACCCGTCGAACTTCTTCCCTACGGTCTTCGAACATCGCATCACCGTCTTCAGCGCCGTCCCAACTATTTTCGCCATCCTGGCCGACCTTCCGACCGACCTTGTGGTCGACGTGTCGTCGGTGCGACTGGCCGTATGCGGGGCCGCCCCCGCACCACCGGGGCTGCTTTCGCGGTTCGAATCGAGGTTCGGGTTCCCAGTCCTGGAGGGTTACGGCCTGTCAGAAGGCACCTGCGGCTCGACTCTGAACCCCGTCGACGGGCCACGCAAACCCGGGACAGCGGGGATACCGTTGGCGGGCCAAGAGATCAAGATCGTCGACGCGGCGCACATGGTGGTGCCGCCCGGCGAGGTAGGCGAGATCATCGTTCGAGGCCCGAACATCATGCGAGGCTACCTCGGCCGGCCCGATGCCACCCGCGACGCTCTCGTCGGTGGGTGGCTGCACACCGGGGACCTGGGGGTCCTGGACACCGACGGCTACCTCACCGTGGTCGGCCGAACGAAAGACATGATCATCCGCGGCGGCGAGAACATCTACCCCAAGGAAATCGAGGACGTACTCACCGAACATCCACAGGTCACCGCAGCCGCCGCGATCGGCGTCCCGGACCCGAAATGGGGGGAACTCGTTGTCGCGTTCGTCGAGATAACCGATGCTCACGACGTCAGATCCGGTGAACTCGATGCACTGTGCGCCCGCGAACTCAGCCCCTTCAAGCGACCCGTCGACATCGTCGTCGTTGCGGCGCTACCGCTGAACGCAGTGGGCAAGATCGACAAGCGCGCACTTCTCGACAGATTCACAAGCCAACGATGA
- a CDS encoding acyl-CoA synthetase has product MYPGTHAANRPDKPALVMASTGQVVTYAQLEHNSRQIAHLFGELGLRRGDHIAVVSTNEARIFEIYWAALRTGLYITAVNSHLTAAEVAYIVGDCEAKAVFFSASMAKIAVDAELHAATPRVLLRLSFGGDIQGHRRLETLMQTMPTTEPVDQPRGADMLYSSGTTGKPKGIEPTLPDRQVGDPGDTMTALARDRWSFDADTVYLSPAPLYHAAPLRTCAAVQALGGTVVVMDRFDAERALELIEAYRITHSQWVPTMFVRMLKLDKHIRTKYDVSSLRVAIHAAAPCPVEVKHAMIDWWGPILLEYYSSTELNGMTLISSQEWLRKPGSVGRDNVLGTAHICDDDGRELPPNEVGVLYFERDSLPFRYHNDPDKTAKAQHPQHPTWTTTGDVGYLDEDRYLFLTDRKSFMIISGGVNIYPQEIENCLTMHPQVLDIAVIGEPDPDLGESVLAVVQRDTDDHDHDNVIEQSLRTLAADRLARYKQPRRYLFVDQLPRTPTGKLAKHRIVTP; this is encoded by the coding sequence ATGTATCCCGGCACTCACGCCGCCAACCGTCCCGACAAGCCAGCCCTCGTCATGGCTTCGACCGGTCAGGTCGTCACCTATGCTCAGCTGGAACACAATTCACGCCAGATTGCGCACTTGTTCGGCGAGCTGGGATTGCGCCGGGGCGATCACATCGCGGTGGTGTCGACCAACGAAGCCCGCATCTTCGAAATCTACTGGGCGGCCCTGCGCACCGGTCTGTACATCACCGCGGTCAACAGTCACCTGACCGCGGCTGAGGTCGCCTACATCGTCGGTGACTGCGAGGCCAAGGCGGTGTTCTTCTCGGCGTCGATGGCGAAGATCGCCGTTGATGCAGAACTGCACGCCGCGACACCTCGCGTGCTGCTCCGGTTGAGCTTCGGCGGCGACATCCAAGGGCATCGGCGGCTGGAGACGTTGATGCAGACGATGCCCACCACCGAGCCCGTCGACCAACCTCGCGGCGCGGACATGCTGTACTCCTCGGGTACCACCGGCAAACCGAAAGGCATCGAGCCCACCCTGCCCGACCGCCAGGTCGGTGACCCCGGGGACACCATGACCGCCCTGGCGCGCGACCGGTGGTCCTTCGACGCCGACACCGTCTATCTCTCGCCCGCGCCGCTGTATCACGCTGCGCCGCTGCGCACGTGCGCAGCAGTACAAGCTCTCGGCGGCACCGTCGTCGTCATGGACCGTTTCGACGCCGAACGTGCCCTCGAACTCATCGAGGCCTACCGCATCACCCACAGCCAATGGGTACCAACAATGTTCGTACGGATGCTCAAACTCGACAAACACATCCGCACCAAATACGACGTGTCCTCCCTCCGGGTAGCCATTCACGCCGCCGCACCGTGCCCGGTCGAAGTCAAACACGCCATGATCGACTGGTGGGGTCCCATTCTCCTCGAGTACTACTCATCGACCGAGCTCAACGGCATGACCCTGATCAGCTCACAGGAATGGCTGCGCAAACCGGGCTCGGTCGGCCGCGACAACGTCCTGGGCACCGCGCACATCTGCGACGACGACGGCCGCGAACTCCCACCCAATGAAGTAGGGGTGCTCTACTTCGAACGCGACAGTCTGCCCTTCCGATACCACAACGATCCGGACAAGACCGCGAAAGCCCAGCACCCCCAGCACCCGACGTGGACCACCACCGGCGACGTGGGCTACCTCGACGAAGACCGTTACCTCTTTCTCACCGACCGTAAGTCGTTCATGATCATCTCCGGTGGGGTCAACATCTACCCCCAAGAGATCGAGAACTGCCTCACCATGCACCCGCAGGTACTCGACATCGCAGTCATCGGCGAGCCCGACCCCGACCTGGGCGAGTCTGTCCTGGCAGTCGTGCAACGCGACACCGACGACCATGACCACGACAATGTCATCGAGCAGTCCCTGCGCACCCTCGCCGCCGACCGACTCGCCCGCTACAAGCAGCCGCGGCGATACCTCTTCGTCGACCAACTCCCGCGGACACCGACCGGCAAGCTCGCCAAACACCGGATCGTTACCCCCTGA
- a CDS encoding SDR family NAD(P)-dependent oxidoreductase, whose protein sequence is MKWHTQKRTIDGRVVVITGGGRGIGVATARALAQEGARIALADLDGDLASSVAAELNGEAFGVGVDVSDPTALSAFFDEVDRRMGHFDVLINNAGIFTIDAIEDTDPHLIDNLIAVNLGAVVHGTREAVRRMKPRGAGHIINMASTGGRLAGARLAPYVASKFGVIGFSEAVALELRGTGVDMSVILPHQCKTDMTAGIGRLRGMPLIEPADVADRIVHTLRYPRFEVPVPRGIGTMLWVNQALPARARAALFRAMRADRVFDRIDTAQRLKYETRLRRQARP, encoded by the coding sequence ATGAAGTGGCACACGCAAAAGCGGACCATCGACGGTCGCGTCGTGGTGATCACCGGAGGGGGACGGGGCATCGGTGTCGCTACCGCTCGGGCCCTTGCACAAGAGGGCGCGAGAATTGCTCTTGCGGACCTGGACGGCGACCTCGCATCGAGTGTTGCTGCGGAACTGAATGGTGAGGCGTTCGGAGTTGGCGTCGACGTGAGCGACCCGACAGCACTCAGTGCCTTCTTCGACGAAGTCGATCGTCGGATGGGGCACTTTGACGTGCTTATCAACAACGCCGGGATCTTCACGATCGACGCGATCGAAGACACAGATCCCCATTTGATCGACAATCTCATTGCGGTCAACCTCGGCGCGGTTGTACACGGAACACGCGAAGCTGTCCGCCGTATGAAGCCGCGGGGGGCCGGACACATCATCAACATGGCATCTACTGGTGGGCGCCTCGCGGGTGCCCGGCTGGCACCTTATGTGGCATCGAAGTTCGGTGTGATCGGTTTCTCAGAGGCTGTGGCTCTCGAGTTGCGCGGCACAGGAGTTGACATGTCGGTGATTCTTCCGCACCAGTGTAAGACAGACATGACGGCCGGTATCGGCCGTTTGCGGGGCATGCCGCTGATCGAGCCGGCGGACGTTGCTGACCGTATCGTTCACACTCTCCGATACCCGAGATTCGAAGTGCCTGTACCGAGAGGCATCGGCACGATGCTGTGGGTGAACCAGGCGCTTCCTGCCCGCGCACGGGCAGCCCTATTCCGAGCAATGCGAGCCGACCGGGTGTTTGACAGAATCGATACCGCTCAGCGACTGAAATACGAGACGCGGCTCAGGCGCCAAGCGCGCCCGTGA